Proteins found in one Coffea eugenioides isolate CCC68of chromosome 5, Ceug_1.0, whole genome shotgun sequence genomic segment:
- the LOC113771235 gene encoding uncharacterized protein LOC113771235, whose translation MVTVSPADGERYYLRLLLNHVHGPTSFDDILTVADQKLNSFRGAALALGLLQSDTYIDDSLQEAVAFQMPSSLRLLFSTLLVHCSPVNPQLLWEKFHHDLSTDYQHQCSFSVLTPSEITTRALQDINRSLEQMGKRITDYQLTSNDFHSPFHERLTQEIESKRGLHVAPEDLLLPLKLNSEQKNAYDLILAACFSAQGEAFFIDGPEGTGKTFLYRSLLATLRSLGYIAIAVATSGIAASILPGGRTAHSRFKIPLDFSKNKACQLSKQSSVAKLLLECKLILWDEASMAKRERLRHLMICLKI comes from the coding sequence ATGGTTACTGTTAGTCCAGCAGATGGAGAAAGATACTACTTAAGACTTCTTCTAAATCATGTTCATGGGCCAACTTCTTTTGATGATATTTTGACGGTTGCTGATCAAAAACTGAATTCCTTTAGAGGAGCTGCTTTAGCATTAGGACTTTTACAATCTGATACTTACATAGATGATTCACTCCAAGAAGCTGTGGCCTTCCAGATGCCATCTTCCTTAAGATTGCTATTTTCCACTCTGCTTGTTCATTGTTCTCCAGTAAATCCTCAGCTCCTGTGGGAAAAATTTCACCATGACCTCTCAACAGATTACCAGCACCAATGCTCATTTTCTGTCCTTACTCCTTCAGAGATCACAACAAGAGCGCTACAGGATATTAACAGATCATTGGAGCAGATGGGAAAAAGAATTACTGATTACCAATTAACTTCAAATGATTTCCATTCTCCTTTTCATGAACGATTGACACAGGAGATCGAAAGCAAAAGAGGTTTACATGTTGCTCCAGAGGATCTCTTACTCCCTCTCAAATTGAACTCTGAACAGAAAAATGCTTACGACTTGATTCTTGCAGCATGTTTTTCTGCTCAGGGTGAAGCTTTTTTTATTGATGGTCCAGAAGGGACCGGGAAAACATTCTTATACCGATCGCTGCTTGCGACATTAAGATCGCTGGGTTACATTGCCATTGCTGTAGCCACTTCTGGCATTGCAGCTTCTATTCTTCCTGGAGGACGAACAGCGCACTCAAGATTTAAGATACCATTGGACTTTTCAAAGAATAAAGCTTGTCAACTTAGCAAACAAAGCAGTGTTGCCAAATTGCTTTTAGAGTGTAAACTTATCCTTTGGGATGAAGCATCGATGGCTAAGCGAGAACGATTGAGGCATTTGATGATCTGCTTAAAGATATAA
- the LOC113771236 gene encoding uncharacterized protein LOC113771236 — protein MLLHSLRLLQQYAVDGYVKIETSRLDFHRNRQNNIRSEVLQGVLDSISIGQTNASKVGRRTILPASFIGGPRDMRRRYLDAMSLVQKPDLLARVFRAKFELLKLEVLNKQIFGEVAAYVYVIEFQKRGFPHAHMPLILKLEYKLLNPESYDRVVCAEIPDRSKHPHLYSLVVKHMIHGPCGDMDRTCPCMKDGRCKNHYPKSFCSQTTHAEDSYPQYRRRDDGRKITVRRHTLDNRWVVSYSPYLLATFDCHINVEICSTIKLVKYMYKYVFKGHDSINFRVVSHHAPDDTDDIKEF, from the exons ATGTTGCTGCACTCACTTAGACTATTACAACAGTATGCAGTAGATGGTTATGTTAAGATTGAAACGTCTAGGCTTGACTTTCATAGAAACCGACAGAACAACATTCGTTCTGAGGTTCTTCAAGGAGTCTTAGACAGTATTTCTATAGGCCAGACCAATGCTTCTAAAGTTGGCCGTAGAACCATATTACCAGCTTCCTTTATAGGTGGACCAAGGGACATGAGACGTCGATATCTTGATGCAATGTCCCTTGTGCAAAA ACCGGACCTTCTGGCTAGAGTCTTTAGAGCCAAGTTTGAATTGCTTAAATTAGAAGTTTTGAACAAACAAATCTTTGGAGAAGTTGCAGCGTATGTTTATGTGATTGAGTTCCAAAAACGTGGATTCCCACATGCGCATATGCCACTAATTTTGAAGCTTGAATACAAGCTCCTAAATCCAGAGTCATATGATAGAGTGGTTTGCGCTGAAATACCTGATCGTTCGAAGCATCCTCATCTATATTCACTTGTTGTGAAGCATATGATTCATGGTCCTTGTGGTGATATGGATAGAACTTGCCCTTGTATGAAGGATGGTCGTTGTAAAAATCACTATCCAAAGAGTTTTTGTAGCCAAACGACGCATGCTGAAGATAGTTATCCACAATACAGAAGGAGGGATGATGGAAGAAAAATCACAGTCCGAAGGCATACTCTTGATAACAGATGGGTTGTGTCTTATAGTCCCTATCTGTTAGCTACATTTGACTGCCATATCAATGTCGAAATTTGCTCGACTATTAAATTGGTGAAGTACATGTATAAGTATGTTTTCAAAGGCCATGACTCAATCAATTTTAGGGTCGTTTCGCATCATGCCCCTGATGACACTGATGACATAAAGGAATTTTAG